From a region of the Flavobacterium branchiarum genome:
- the atpA gene encoding F0F1 ATP synthase subunit alpha, which produces MAEIKPAEISAILRKQVEGFESGATLEEVGTVLQVGDGIARIYGLSNVQYGELVEFENGLEAIVLNLEEDNVGVVLLGPSTGIKEGSTAKRTQRIASLKVGEQMVGRVVNTLGFPIDGKGPIGGTLYEMPLERKAPGVIFRQPVTEPLQTGIKAVDAMIPVGRGQRELVIGDRQTGKSTVCLDTILNQKEFYDAGKPVFCIYVAIGQKASTVAGIAKMLEEKGAMAYTVIVAANASDPAPMQVYAPFAGAAIGEYFRDSGRPALIVYDDLSKQAVAYREVSLLLRRPPGREAYPGDVFYLHSRLLERACKVIADNGIAKNMNDLPESIKPIVKGGGSLTALPIIETQAGDVSAYIPTNVISITDGQIFLDGDLFNSGVRPAINVGISVSRVGGNAQIKSMKKVSGTLKLDQAQFRELEAFAKFGSDLDSVTLNVIEKGKRNVEILKQGLNDPYTVENQVAIIYAGSKNLLRSVPVNKVKEFEADFLAYLNTKHKDTLNALKAGKLDDNITDVIEKVAKEISAKYN; this is translated from the coding sequence ATGGCGGAAATCAAACCTGCTGAAATTTCAGCAATATTAAGAAAGCAAGTAGAAGGTTTTGAATCTGGTGCTACTCTAGAAGAAGTAGGAACAGTACTTCAAGTAGGAGATGGTATTGCTCGTATTTACGGGCTATCAAATGTACAATATGGTGAGTTAGTTGAATTTGAAAACGGACTTGAAGCTATTGTATTGAACCTTGAAGAAGATAATGTTGGTGTGGTACTTTTAGGACCATCAACAGGAATCAAAGAAGGATCGACTGCAAAAAGAACACAACGTATTGCTTCTCTTAAAGTAGGTGAGCAAATGGTAGGACGTGTAGTAAACACTCTTGGTTTTCCAATTGATGGAAAAGGACCAATTGGTGGAACTTTATACGAAATGCCTTTAGAAAGAAAAGCACCAGGAGTTATCTTCCGTCAGCCAGTAACAGAACCATTACAAACAGGTATTAAAGCTGTTGATGCTATGATTCCAGTTGGACGTGGACAACGTGAGCTTGTAATTGGTGACCGTCAAACAGGAAAATCTACTGTTTGTTTGGATACTATCCTAAACCAAAAAGAATTTTACGATGCAGGAAAACCTGTATTTTGTATATATGTTGCAATTGGGCAAAAAGCTTCAACTGTAGCAGGAATTGCTAAAATGTTAGAAGAAAAAGGGGCAATGGCTTATACAGTTATTGTTGCAGCTAATGCTTCTGATCCAGCTCCAATGCAAGTTTATGCTCCTTTCGCAGGTGCTGCAATTGGAGAGTATTTTAGAGATTCAGGTCGTCCAGCACTTATCGTGTATGATGATTTATCTAAACAAGCTGTTGCTTACCGTGAGGTTTCTCTTTTATTAAGAAGACCACCGGGACGTGAGGCTTACCCTGGAGACGTTTTCTACTTACACAGTAGATTATTAGAGCGTGCTTGTAAAGTAATTGCAGATAATGGAATTGCTAAAAACATGAACGATTTACCAGAGTCTATCAAACCAATCGTAAAAGGTGGTGGTTCATTAACTGCTTTACCAATTATCGAAACTCAAGCTGGTGACGTTTCTGCATATATCCCAACAAACGTAATCTCGATTACAGATGGTCAAATTTTCCTTGATGGAGATTTGTTCAACTCTGGAGTACGTCCTGCTATTAACGTAGGTATCTCTGTATCTCGTGTTGGAGGTAATGCACAAATTAAATCAATGAAAAAAGTATCAGGTACTTTAAAATTAGATCAAGCGCAATTCCGTGAATTGGAAGCGTTTGCTAAATTTGGTTCTGATCTTGATTCTGTTACTTTAAACGTAATTGAAAAAGGAAAGAGAAACGTTGAAATCTTGAAACAAGGTTTAAATGATCCTTATACAGTTGAAAACCAAGTAGCTATTATTTATGCAGGTTCTAAAAACTTATTAAGAAGCGTTCCTGTAAATAAAGTAAAAGAATTTGAAGCAGATTTCTTAGCATACCTTAACACTAAGCATAAAGACACTCTTAATGCACTTAAAGCTGGTAAGTTAGATGACAACATTACAGATGTTATCGAAAAAGTAGCAAAAGAAATTTCAGCAAAATATAACTAA
- the atpB gene encoding F0F1 ATP synthase subunit A, with the protein MIFSNKPVQYLLVTLLAFTSSINYASTNVDTAEVSGHGESVGHEIEREFNASELINSHIGDAHDFHIADWNGHAISFNLPVILWTNNGLEIFSSEKFHHDNAGEHVVDINGQKVVRYKEIIFYADKFEQMTKEEKDNGAFAFDARPLDFSITKNVFSMFMSVIILFLLFFSVARSYKKNPNAPKGLAGFLEPLVTYVRDEIAIPNIGEKKSGKYMPYLLTIFFFIWINNLIGLIPFFPFSSNLTGNIYFTFVMAFITFIITTLSANKNYWGHIFNTPGVPVWLAPIMIPVEIIGMLTKPFALMIRLFANITAGHIIILSLVSLIFIFKTVAIGPVAGAFVLFMTVLEMLVAALQAYVFTLLSALFIGQAVEEHDHH; encoded by the coding sequence ATGATATTTTCAAATAAACCAGTTCAGTACTTATTAGTTACTTTATTAGCATTTACTTCGTCAATAAATTATGCGTCAACTAATGTTGATACAGCAGAAGTAAGCGGTCACGGAGAAAGTGTTGGTCACGAGATAGAAAGAGAATTTAATGCTAGTGAATTAATTAATTCACACATTGGTGACGCTCATGATTTTCATATTGCTGACTGGAATGGTCATGCTATTTCTTTTAATTTGCCTGTTATTTTATGGACAAATAACGGATTAGAGATTTTTTCATCTGAAAAATTTCACCATGACAATGCAGGAGAACATGTTGTAGATATCAATGGTCAAAAAGTTGTTCGTTATAAAGAAATAATTTTTTATGCTGACAAATTTGAGCAAATGACAAAAGAAGAAAAAGATAACGGAGCTTTTGCTTTTGATGCAAGACCTTTAGACTTTTCTATAACAAAGAATGTATTTTCAATGTTTATGTCAGTAATAATTTTGTTTTTATTATTCTTCTCTGTTGCGAGATCATATAAAAAGAATCCAAATGCACCAAAAGGATTAGCTGGATTTTTAGAGCCACTAGTTACTTATGTTAGAGATGAAATTGCAATTCCAAATATTGGAGAAAAAAAATCTGGTAAATACATGCCATATCTTTTAACTATATTTTTCTTTATCTGGATAAATAACCTTATCGGATTGATTCCATTCTTTCCTTTTAGTTCTAACTTAACAGGTAATATCTATTTTACATTTGTAATGGCATTTATTACTTTTATCATTACAACTTTAAGTGCAAACAAAAATTATTGGGGACACATTTTCAACACGCCAGGAGTTCCTGTGTGGTTGGCTCCAATTATGATTCCTGTAGAGATTATAGGAATGCTTACTAAACCATTTGCATTGATGATTCGTTTGTTCGCAAACATCACTGCTGGTCACATTATCATTTTAAGTTTAGTTTCTTTGATTTTCATTTTCAAAACTGTTGCTATCGGACCAGTTGCTGGAGCATTCGTATTGTTCATGACTGTATTAGAAATGTTGGTTGCTGCTTTGCAAGCGTATGTATTTACTTTGCTTTCAGCATTATTTATTGGTCAGGCTGTTGAAGAGCACGATCATCATTAA
- a CDS encoding tetratricopeptide repeat protein, with amino-acid sequence MARNSHALSTKYNILYNGQLGFDKGMKAIEANYTDNFWKLLPVERMQIDEGNSDEAKTKNPDFQLAETKATKAIQKHSMNIGGREKNSQIDEAYLMLGQARYYDQRFLPALEAFNYILYKYPTSSNINTARIWREKTNMRLGNDELVIKNIHKLIKGVALKEQVYSNANALLAEAFINLEQKDSAITKLKIAEEFTKRNPERSRYRFILGQLYQETNKRDSALYFYQSVIDMNRRAERKYVIHAYAKKAQLFDYEYGDNELFIKTYNKLVKDRENRPFLDVIFYEMGVFFDKNKDEKAALEFYNSSLKRKSKDPYLVASAYRNIGNMYFKKASYTLAAKYYDSTLVKMDPKTREYVYIQKTRKNLDDVIKYEGIAQRNDSIIHIVGLSDSARVNYFGAYIAKLKTADEAKRILEEKQKEKIANIERNTNGGGLETITAKGALPGNPEKSGIPSPPTGNAVASVFYFYNPSTVAYGKLQFKKLWGNRELNSNWRLPASKSNTNSDDKSTTVVENDSIKTDVIVEKYTTDFYLKQLPKDKKVIDSIVQERNFSYYQLGLIYKEKFKEYELASNKLEQLLKNNPEEKLILPSMYNLYKIYEIINPAKAVVMKLDITSRYPNSRYAQIINNNGLDEGAGVKAPEREYQKWYKLFQEEKYAEVLNNIDELINQYSGDEIVSKFELLKANTLGKAKGLVAYKKAIENVAENYPNSEEGKKAQDVLVNQIPYLEKRVFTTTDNKNWKILYKIGIQDEKARKTIEDIIKKFLVDENFQKLTYSFDKYDLDSGFVTIHGIKSETYANDVAKVLKENKKYNLVEYPAVIISSDNYSIVQINKNLEAYLAPKTP; translated from the coding sequence AATGCAAATTGATGAAGGTAATTCGGATGAAGCGAAAACTAAGAATCCAGATTTTCAACTTGCAGAGACAAAAGCAACAAAAGCCATCCAAAAACACTCGATGAACATTGGGGGACGAGAAAAAAATAGTCAGATTGACGAAGCATATTTAATGCTTGGTCAGGCTCGATATTACGATCAGAGATTCTTACCGGCTTTAGAAGCATTCAATTACATATTATATAAATACCCAACAAGTAGCAACATCAATACCGCAAGAATTTGGCGTGAAAAAACCAATATGCGTTTAGGTAATGATGAGTTGGTTATTAAAAACATCCATAAATTAATCAAAGGCGTTGCATTAAAAGAGCAAGTTTATTCAAATGCAAACGCTTTGTTAGCAGAAGCTTTTATTAATTTGGAGCAAAAAGATAGTGCAATTACAAAACTTAAAATTGCAGAAGAGTTTACGAAAAGAAATCCCGAAAGATCTAGATACCGTTTTATTTTAGGCCAGTTGTATCAGGAAACAAATAAGAGAGATAGTGCACTTTATTTTTATCAATCAGTTATTGATATGAACAGAAGAGCAGAGCGAAAGTATGTAATTCACGCTTACGCGAAAAAGGCTCAGTTATTTGATTATGAATATGGAGATAATGAGCTTTTCATCAAAACATATAATAAATTAGTTAAAGACAGAGAAAACAGACCATTTTTAGACGTAATTTTTTATGAGATGGGAGTCTTTTTTGATAAAAATAAAGACGAAAAAGCAGCATTAGAGTTTTATAATTCTTCTTTAAAAAGAAAATCTAAAGATCCTTATTTGGTTGCTTCTGCTTACCGAAATATTGGGAATATGTACTTTAAAAAAGCAAGTTATACATTGGCAGCAAAGTATTATGATAGTACTTTGGTAAAAATGGATCCTAAAACTAGAGAGTATGTTTACATCCAGAAAACTCGAAAAAATTTAGACGATGTTATAAAATATGAAGGTATTGCACAACGTAATGATAGTATTATACATATTGTAGGACTTTCGGACTCCGCTAGAGTAAACTATTTTGGTGCATATATTGCTAAGCTAAAAACTGCTGATGAAGCAAAACGTATCCTCGAAGAAAAACAAAAAGAGAAGATTGCCAATATCGAACGTAACACAAACGGAGGTGGCTTAGAAACAATAACTGCAAAAGGAGCTTTACCAGGTAATCCTGAAAAAAGTGGAATTCCAAGTCCACCAACAGGAAATGCAGTTGCAAGTGTTTTTTATTTTTATAACCCATCAACAGTGGCTTATGGAAAATTACAGTTTAAAAAACTCTGGGGAAATAGAGAGCTAAACAGCAACTGGAGGTTACCAGCGAGTAAGTCAAATACAAACTCTGATGATAAATCAACAACTGTTGTTGAAAATGACTCAATTAAAACAGATGTAATAGTTGAAAAATATACTACAGATTTTTATTTGAAACAACTTCCCAAAGACAAAAAAGTGATAGACAGCATTGTTCAGGAACGCAATTTTTCTTACTATCAATTGGGTCTTATTTATAAAGAGAAATTCAAAGAATATGAATTGGCTAGTAATAAGTTAGAGCAATTATTGAAGAATAATCCTGAAGAGAAACTGATTTTGCCATCGATGTATAATTTGTATAAAATATATGAGATAATAAATCCAGCAAAAGCAGTTGTGATGAAACTGGATATAACTTCACGTTATCCAAATTCGCGTTATGCTCAAATCATAAATAATAATGGTTTAGACGAGGGAGCAGGAGTTAAAGCACCGGAGAGGGAATATCAAAAGTGGTACAAATTATTCCAAGAAGAAAAATATGCCGAAGTTCTAAATAATATTGATGAACTAATTAATCAGTACTCGGGAGATGAAATTGTATCTAAATTTGAATTACTAAAAGCCAATACGTTAGGAAAGGCAAAAGGATTGGTCGCGTATAAAAAAGCTATCGAAAATGTTGCAGAAAACTATCCTAATAGTGAAGAAGGAAAAAAAGCACAAGATGTTTTAGTTAATCAGATTCCTTATTTAGAGAAACGAGTTTTTACAACGACAGATAACAAGAATTGGAAAATATTGTATAAAATTGGGATTCAAGATGAGAAAGCAAGAAAAACAATTGAGGATATTATCAAAAAATTCTTAGTTGATGAGAATTTCCAAAAGCTAACTTATTCATTTGATAAATATGATTTGGATTCTGGATTTGTAACCATCCACGGTATAAAATCAGAAACATATGCAAATGATGTTGCCAAAGTATTAAAGGAAAATAAAAAGTATAATTTAGTAGAATATCCAGCAGTAATAATATCAAGTGACAATTATAGTATAGTACAAATTAATAAAAATTTAGAAGCGTATTTAGCTCCTAAAACACCTTAA
- a CDS encoding lipopolysaccharide biosynthesis protein — translation MGLYKNLFKQTAIYGLATVLPRMLSFLLVRLYTGILPTAEYGEVSIVLSWMVFFNVVLSYGMETAFFRFYNSEPDKKNVIATSTISIFWSSIIFLFAALIFRNTLATLAEVDVQYITYSVWILVLDALVLVPFSKLRANQRPMVYAAIKIGNVVVNLVLNIFFLMYLPTLAAEHPNSVWDNLYVENFQIAYIFIANLLASLATFIVLSPNYLSLGRKFDPVLWKKMMKYGLPILVAGLAFAVNEHFDKILLGYLLPENIAKSEVGAYSACYKLGLFMVLFATAFRLGIEPFFFSHAKNENAPQTYAVITKYFVILGSLILLGVIVFADILKILLLDNKSYWEAMKVVPLIILANFFLGIYNNLSVWYKLTDKTKIGAYISIVGAILTLVLNYLLIPKYSYYGSAIATISAYGSMMLISYVLGNKYYPIPYDMKKIGSYLGISILFSIVSFYGFRENYFVGIPLLLVFVYFVYHNEKETIKGILSKK, via the coding sequence TTGGGATTATATAAAAATCTTTTTAAACAAACAGCTATTTACGGGCTTGCAACTGTATTGCCACGAATGCTGAGTTTTTTATTAGTACGTTTATACACGGGTATTTTGCCAACTGCAGAATACGGAGAAGTTTCTATTGTACTATCTTGGATGGTATTTTTTAACGTAGTTCTATCTTACGGTATGGAAACTGCCTTTTTTAGGTTTTATAATTCTGAACCTGATAAGAAAAATGTAATTGCAACTTCTACAATTTCTATTTTTTGGTCATCGATTATTTTCCTTTTTGCAGCATTGATTTTTAGAAATACATTGGCAACTCTAGCGGAAGTTGATGTACAATATATTACTTATTCGGTTTGGATTTTAGTTTTAGATGCACTCGTGTTAGTGCCGTTTTCTAAACTTCGTGCCAATCAGCGACCAATGGTTTATGCTGCAATAAAAATTGGAAACGTAGTAGTAAATCTTGTTCTGAATATTTTCTTCTTGATGTACTTACCAACTCTTGCAGCTGAGCATCCTAACTCAGTTTGGGATAATTTATATGTTGAAAATTTCCAAATTGCTTATATCTTCATTGCTAACTTGCTAGCGAGCTTAGCTACTTTCATTGTACTTTCTCCTAATTATCTTTCGCTTGGACGAAAATTTGATCCTGTTTTATGGAAAAAAATGATGAAATATGGTCTGCCAATTTTGGTTGCTGGACTTGCTTTTGCAGTCAATGAGCATTTCGATAAAATCTTATTAGGTTATTTATTGCCGGAGAACATTGCTAAGTCAGAGGTTGGAGCTTACTCAGCCTGTTACAAACTTGGATTGTTCATGGTGTTATTTGCAACAGCATTTAGATTAGGAATAGAACCGTTCTTTTTTAGTCACGCCAAAAATGAAAATGCTCCACAAACCTATGCTGTAATTACAAAGTATTTTGTGATTCTTGGATCTTTGATTTTGTTAGGTGTAATTGTTTTTGCAGATATTTTAAAAATACTTCTATTAGATAATAAATCATATTGGGAAGCTATGAAAGTGGTTCCATTAATCATTCTAGCCAACTTTTTCTTAGGTATTTACAATAACTTATCGGTTTGGTATAAACTAACAGATAAAACAAAAATTGGTGCTTACATATCGATAGTTGGAGCAATATTGACTTTAGTGTTAAACTATTTATTGATTCCAAAATACAGTTACTACGGATCTGCAATTGCAACAATTTCTGCTTACGGAAGCATGATGCTTATTTCATATGTTTTAGGGAACAAATATTATCCAATACCTTACGATATGAAGAAAATCGGATCCTATTTAGGCATTTCGATTCTGTTCTCGATTGTTTCTTTTTACGGATTCAGAGAGAACTATTTTGTTGGGATTCCATTATTACTTGTGTTCGTTTATTTTGTTTACCACAACGAAAAGGAAACTATCAAAGGAATACTTAGTAAAAAATAA
- a CDS encoding bactofilin family protein, with protein MFNKAPKFTTEHLGKTNRIVEGTVITGDITSLADFRLDGELIGNFTSKGKIVLGPASKVKGDIICQNADIEGEFTGKIKVAELLNVKATAKINGEVTTSKLSVEPGADFTATCIMATDLKNVINDGQGAK; from the coding sequence ATGTTTAATAAAGCACCCAAATTTACCACAGAACACTTAGGAAAAACGAATAGAATAGTTGAAGGAACTGTCATAACAGGAGATATTACATCGCTAGCTGATTTTAGATTAGATGGCGAATTAATAGGCAATTTTACTTCAAAAGGAAAAATTGTACTTGGTCCAGCAAGTAAAGTTAAAGGAGACATCATTTGTCAAAATGCCGATATTGAAGGAGAATTCACAGGGAAAATTAAAGTTGCAGAGCTTTTAAATGTAAAAGCAACCGCAAAAATTAATGGAGAAGTAACGACAAGCAAATTATCAGTAGAGCCAGGTGCCGATTTTACAGCGACATGTATAATGGCAACAGACTTAAAAAATGTAATAAATGACGGACAAGGAGCCAAATAA
- a CDS encoding GNAT family N-acetyltransferase — MQFIIKELSTIAEMVAQIATMQYLYPNLSLEKYEEYISEMVPHNYTQIAVFENDVCLGISGCWSSTKLWSGKYLEIDNFVVHPDHRSKGIGKLLTDYIEKKALDLGCSNIVLDAFTSNFAAHRFYYNQGYGPKGFHFVKILDENKLT; from the coding sequence ATGCAATTTATAATTAAAGAACTATCAACAATAGCAGAAATGGTTGCTCAAATTGCTACCATGCAGTATTTATATCCCAATTTGAGTTTGGAAAAATATGAAGAATACATTTCGGAAATGGTTCCTCATAATTATACTCAAATTGCAGTTTTTGAAAATGATGTTTGTCTCGGAATTTCTGGTTGTTGGTCGTCTACAAAACTTTGGTCAGGGAAATACCTTGAGATTGATAATTTTGTTGTGCATCCTGATCATCGTTCAAAAGGAATTGGGAAATTATTGACAGATTATATTGAAAAAAAAGCACTTGATTTAGGCTGTTCAAATATTGTTTTAGATGCTTTTACATCTAACTTTGCAGCCCACCGTTTCTATTACAATCAAGGATATGGGCCAAAGGGGTTTCATTTTGTGAAAATCCTTGATGAAAACAAGCTGACATAA
- the atpH gene encoding ATP synthase F1 subunit delta, translating to MASTRAAIRYAKAILDLANSKSVAEAVNNDMKSIASTIEANDELSTFIQSPTIKVEVKESALLEVFAAVNGVTKGLFHLLFENKRFEILEAIALEYVKLFDENNGVEVATVTTAIPMDAALEAKVLAKIATFSDKKITIINNVDASIIGGFILRIGDKQYNASVANRLQVLKRELAQN from the coding sequence ATGGCAAGTACAAGAGCAGCAATTCGTTATGCAAAAGCAATTCTAGACTTAGCAAATTCTAAAAGTGTTGCCGAAGCTGTTAATAACGATATGAAATCAATTGCTTCAACTATTGAAGCAAACGATGAATTGAGTACATTTATTCAAAGCCCAACTATAAAAGTTGAAGTTAAAGAAAGTGCTCTTTTAGAAGTTTTCGCAGCTGTAAATGGTGTAACCAAAGGGTTGTTTCATTTATTGTTTGAAAATAAAAGATTCGAAATTCTAGAAGCAATAGCACTAGAATATGTTAAATTATTTGATGAAAACAATGGTGTTGAAGTAGCTACGGTTACTACAGCAATTCCTATGGATGCTGCTTTAGAAGCTAAAGTTTTAGCTAAAATTGCAACATTCTCAGATAAAAAAATTACGATTATAAATAATGTAGATGCTTCAATTATTGGAGGATTTATTTTAAGAATAGGTGACAAGCAATATAATGCTTCTGTTGCAAACAGATTACAAGTTTTAAAAAGAGAGTTGGCCCAAAATTAA
- a CDS encoding F0F1 ATP synthase subunit B: MQLTSPESLIFWTTTIFIIFFILMAKFAWKPILGAVKSREESINNALAAAEAARREMQNLTADNERILKEARAERDAMLKEAREMKEQIIAESKNEAQEQGQKLIAQAKAAIENEKNAAMAELKSQVSTLSLNIAEKLLKDELSNKESQTKLVEKMLGDVKLN; encoded by the coding sequence ATGCAATTAACTTCACCAGAAAGTTTAATTTTTTGGACAACAACTATCTTTATCATTTTCTTCATTCTTATGGCGAAATTTGCTTGGAAACCTATATTAGGTGCAGTAAAAAGCCGTGAAGAATCTATAAACAATGCATTAGCAGCAGCAGAAGCAGCTCGTAGAGAAATGCAAAATTTAACTGCTGATAATGAGCGTATCTTAAAAGAAGCTCGTGCTGAACGTGACGCAATGTTAAAAGAAGCTCGCGAAATGAAAGAGCAAATTATAGCTGAATCTAAAAATGAAGCGCAAGAGCAAGGACAAAAATTAATTGCCCAAGCTAAAGCAGCTATTGAAAATGAAAAGAATGCAGCTATGGCTGAATTGAAATCTCAAGTTTCAACTTTATCATTAAACATTGCTGAAAAATTATTGAAGGATGAATTATCTAACAAAGAATCTCAAACTAAATTAGTTGAGAAAATGTTAGGTGACGTAAAGCTAAACTAA
- the atpG gene encoding ATP synthase F1 subunit gamma, translating into MANLKEIRNRITSVSSTMQITSAMKMVSAAKLKKAQDAITAMRPYAEKLTELLQNLSATLDGDVGGDFTTQREVKKVLLVAITSNRGLCGAFNTNVIKEAKARTEFYAGKQVDIFPIGKKGNDVLAKTHKVHGHHNAIFDHLTFDNVAAIADNLTEKFLSGEYDRIELIYNQFKNAATQIVQVEQFLPLAPIKSDVAVSTGDYIFEPSKEEIVLTLIPKSLKTQLYKGIRDSFASEHGARMTAMHKATDNATELRNQLKLTYNKARQAAITNEILEIVGGAEALKG; encoded by the coding sequence ATGGCAAATTTAAAGGAAATCCGTAATAGAATTACTTCCGTTTCATCTACGATGCAGATTACATCGGCAATGAAAATGGTTTCTGCTGCAAAGCTTAAGAAAGCACAAGATGCAATCACAGCAATGCGCCCTTATGCCGAGAAGTTAACGGAATTATTACAAAATCTTTCAGCAACACTTGATGGTGATGTTGGAGGAGATTTTACTACACAACGTGAAGTAAAAAAAGTATTACTTGTAGCAATAACTTCAAATAGAGGTTTATGTGGTGCATTTAATACCAATGTAATAAAAGAAGCAAAAGCACGCACAGAATTCTACGCTGGAAAACAAGTTGATATTTTTCCAATAGGTAAAAAAGGAAACGACGTTTTAGCTAAAACTCATAAAGTTCACGGTCATCATAATGCAATTTTTGACCATTTAACTTTTGATAATGTTGCTGCAATTGCTGATAATTTAACTGAAAAATTCTTGTCAGGAGAGTATGATAGAATTGAATTGATTTACAATCAATTTAAAAATGCTGCTACTCAAATTGTTCAAGTAGAACAGTTTTTACCATTAGCTCCAATTAAATCAGATGTAGCTGTTTCAACAGGAGATTATATCTTTGAACCTTCTAAAGAAGAAATTGTGTTGACTTTGATTCCTAAATCATTAAAAACACAATTATACAAAGGTATCCGTGATTCATTTGCTTCAGAGCATGGTGCTCGTATGACTGCAATGCACAAAGCAACTGATAATGCTACTGAATTGAGAAATCAATTAAAATTAACTTATAACAAAGCACGTCAAGCTGCTATTACAAACGAAATCTTAGAAATCGTTGGTGGAGCTGAGGCTTTGAAAGGATAA
- a CDS encoding AtpZ/AtpI family protein encodes MTDKEPNKNQNNNKWLVFINIPIQMGVIIFLFSYLGMWLDEKYSNGGSLWTIILSLFSVFLALYNVIRQVKNLNK; translated from the coding sequence ATGACGGACAAGGAGCCAAATAAAAACCAAAATAATAATAAATGGTTAGTTTTTATTAACATTCCAATACAGATGGGAGTAATTATATTTTTATTCTCTTATCTGGGTATGTGGCTAGATGAAAAGTATTCAAATGGAGGTTCGTTATGGACAATTATATTGTCTTTGTTTTCTGTTTTCCTAGCCCTTTATAATGTCATCCGACAAGTTAAAAATTTAAATAAATAA
- a CDS encoding ATP-binding cassette domain-containing protein — protein sequence MLQINIKKKAFGNKIVLQDINLSITGNGIYGVVGKNGEGKTTFFKIISTLLDFQGTISYDNKPVKHNEIAFFPTEVPIYDELTVDEFSSFYKELLNLKAENKQNLFDVPQDKLIKTFSTGMKKKAYMNAVFQKEYSIYIFDEPFNGLDLESNYLLMNYIRELSKNSIILISSHILEILYKDCDKIILIKNTAIKEFEKQEFLKIENELFMK from the coding sequence ATGTTACAGATTAATATAAAGAAGAAAGCATTTGGAAACAAAATAGTATTACAAGATATTAATCTATCTATTACGGGTAATGGAATTTATGGTGTTGTAGGCAAGAATGGGGAAGGAAAAACTACTTTTTTTAAAATAATCTCAACGCTTTTAGACTTTCAAGGAACTATATCTTATGATAATAAGCCAGTAAAGCACAATGAAATAGCCTTTTTTCCTACTGAAGTTCCTATATATGATGAACTAACAGTCGATGAGTTTTCAAGTTTTTACAAAGAATTACTAAATCTAAAAGCTGAAAATAAACAAAACTTATTTGATGTCCCGCAAGATAAACTCATCAAGACATTTTCAACTGGAATGAAAAAGAAGGCTTATATGAATGCCGTATTCCAGAAAGAATATTCAATATATATTTTTGACGAACCCTTTAATGGGCTAGATCTAGAGTCTAATTATCTACTAATGAATTATATTCGGGAGTTATCAAAAAATAGTATCATCCTTATTTCTTCACATATACTGGAAATTCTATATAAAGATTGTGATAAAATTATTCTAATAAAAAACACTGCTATTAAAGAATTTGAAAAACAAGAGTTTTTAAAAATTGAAAATGAGCTTTTTATGAAATAA
- the atpE gene encoding ATP synthase F0 subunit C, with the protein MVLAGIGAGLAVIGAGLGIGKIGGSAMDAIARQPEAAGKIQTAMIIAAALIEGVALFAVVVALITNA; encoded by the coding sequence ATGGTATTAGCTGGAATCGGAGCTGGATTAGCTGTAATTGGTGCAGGTCTTGGAATTGGAAAAATTGGTGGATCTGCAATGGACGCTATTGCTCGTCAACCAGAAGCTGCTGGAAAAATCCAGACTGCTATGATTATTGCTGCTGCACTTATTGAAGGTGTTGCACTTTTTGCAGTAGTTGTTGCGTTAATTACAAACGCATAA